A region of Vitis vinifera cultivar Pinot Noir 40024 chromosome 13, ASM3070453v1 DNA encodes the following proteins:
- the LOC100245021 gene encoding CDP-diacylglycerol--glycerol-3-phosphate 3-phosphatidyltransferase 2: protein MSALKLSMVASIYGKPYTKLDRWARTIAPPATATNTITTTPIAVKKSSLSQNRATERLSRTDGWRIMPCAHLAASAHDKGSSRNLGFRCAHRSLSSSPPNFSSSSEHRGEGSGGNVADMGSESQDAAVDWSENHRSSQRKQPQPPPVSSSSKLLTLPTVLTLGRVAAVPLLIGTFYVDSWWGTTTTTTIFIAAAITDWLDGYLARKMRLGTTFGAFLDPVADKLMVAATLVLLCSRPLEVGMFGPVPWLLTVPSIAIIGREITMSAVREWAASQNTELLEAVAVNNLGKWKTATQMTSLTVLLAARDSSLTAAGGLVASGVVLLYISAGLAVWSLVVYMRKIWKVLIK, encoded by the exons ATGTCAGCCCTCAAACTCTCCATGGTGGCTTCCATTTACGGCAAACCCTACACCAAACTCGACAGATGGGCGCGCACAATAGCGCCACCCGCCACCGCCACCAACACCATCACCACTACCCCAATTGCTGTAAAGAAGTCTTCGCTGTCCCAAAATAGAGCCACAGAGCGACTCTCGCGGACGGATGGGTGGAGGATAATGCCCTGCGCACACCTCGCCGCGTCGGCGCACGATAAGGGCTCTTCTAGAAATCTAGGGTTTCGTTGTGCCCACAGATCTCTCTCTTCATCGCCTCCCAATTTTTCCTCCTCCTCCGAACACAGAGGAGAAGGGTCTGGTGGTAACGTGGCCGACATGGGTTCGGAGAGTCAGGACGCCGCCGTCGACTGGTCTGAGAATCACCGGTCGTCGCAACGGAAACAACCTCAGCCTCCGCCGGTGTCGTCGTCTTCGAAGTTGCTCACATTGCCTACGGTTTTGACGCTTGGTCGTGTTGCCGCCGTCCCGCTTCTCATCGGCA CCTTTTATGTGGATTCTTGGTGGGGGACAACCACAACAACAACTATTTTTATTGCTGCCGCAATCACAGATTGGCTTGATGGGTACCTTGCTCGGAAG ATGAGGTTAGGCACCACATTTGGGGCATTTTTAGATCCAGTGGCTGATAAG CTTATGGTTGCTGCCACATTGGTGTTATTGTGTTCCAGACCTTTGGAAGTTGGTATGTTTGGACCAGTACCATGGCTGTTGACTGTGCCTTCAATTGCCATAATAGGTAGAGAG ATAACCATGTCTGCAGTTAGAGAATGGGCTGCATCTCAGAATACCGAGCTTTTAGAG GCTGTTGCTGTAAACAATTTGGGGAAATGGAAAACAGCCACACAGATGACATCACTAACCGTCCTTCTGGCTGCTCGAGACAGCAG TCTCACAGCAGCAGGGGGTTTAGTGGCTTCTGGAGTTGTTTTGCTATACATCTCAGCAGGGCTTGCTGTTTGGTCACTAGTTGTCTACATGAGAAAGATATGGAAAGTATTGATCAAGTAG
- the LOC100267329 gene encoding glutathione S-transferase L3 isoform X1: protein MEALNLSYCSCVGSSRLTSSRDLLNSFCLSTKKKITIKFSNTGAFSLKNQAFISLRRPRSRTISAAMATGSVREVLPPALDSTSEPPPLFDGTTRLYISYTCPYAQRVWITRNCKGLQEKIKLVPIDLQNRPAWYKEKVYPANKVPSLEHNNEVKGESLDLIKYIDSNFEGPSLFPDDPAKREFAEELLAYTDSFSKAVMTLLKGDGVDEAGAAFDYIEMALSKFEDGPFFLGQFSLVDIAYAPFVERFVPFLREVKKYDAMAGRPKLEAWFEELSKNEGFQQTRREPKELVEAYKKRFAVFPAL from the exons ATGGAAGCTTTGAATTTAAGCTACTGCTCCTGCGTTGGTTCGTCACGTCTGACGTCTTCACGAGATCTTTTAAACTCCTTTTGTCTTTCTACCAAGAAGAAAATCACAATCAAATTCTCTAACACAGGCGCTTTTTCGCTTAAGAATCAAGCTTTCATTTCATTGAGAAGACCCAGAAGTAGAACAATATCAGCAGCAATGGCAACTGG AAGTGTGAGAGAGGTTCTTCCACCAGCTCTTGATTCTACCTCAGAGCCACCCCCACTGTTTGATGGAACAACAAG GCTGTATATATCTTACACTTGCCCATATGCGCAGCGTGTGTGGATTACCCGAAATTGTAAG GGATTGCAGGAGAAGATCAAATTGGTTCCTATTGATTTGCAAAATAGGCCTGCTTGGTACAAGGAGAAAGTCTACCCAGCAAACAAG GTGCCATCTCTGGAACACAATAATGAAGTGAAAGGAGAGAGTCTGGATTTGATCAAATACATTGACAGTAACTTTGAAGGGCCTTCACTGTTCCCTGAT GATCCTGCCAAGAGGGAGTTTGCAGAAGAGTTGCTGGCCTACACTGACTCATTCAGTAAAGCTGTGATGACTTTATTGAAGGGTGATGGAGTAGATGAAGCTG GTGCTGCCTTTGATTACATTGAGATGGCTCTCTCCAAATTCGAGGATGGACCTTTTTTCCTTGGCCAGTTCAGTCTG GTAGATATAGCATATGCTCCATTTGTTGAGAGATTTGTGCCGTTCTTACGGGAGGTGAAGAAGTATGATGCGATGGCAGGCAGGCCAAAACTGGAAGCATGGTTTGAG GAGTTGAGCAAGAACGAAGGATTCCAGCAAACTCGGCGTGAGCCAAAGGAGCTTGTTGAAGCCTACAAGAAACGCTTTGCGGTATTTCCTGCACtatga
- the LOC100267329 gene encoding glutathione S-transferase L3 isoform X2, whose translation MEALNLSYCSCVGSSRLTSSRDLLNSFCLSTKKKITIKFSNTGAFSLKNQAFISLRRPRSRTISAAMATGSVREVLPPALDSTSEPPPLFDGTTRLYISYTCPYAQRVWITRNCKGLQEKIKLVPIDLQNRPAWYKEKVYPANKVPSLEHNNEVKGESLDLIKYIDSNFEGPSLFPDDPAKREFAEELLAYTDSFSKAVMTLLKGDGVDEAGAAFDYIEMALSKFEDGPFFLGQFSLVDIAYAPFVERFVPFLREVKKYDAMAGRPKLEAWFEELSKNEGFQQTRREPKELVEAYKKRFAAHL comes from the exons ATGGAAGCTTTGAATTTAAGCTACTGCTCCTGCGTTGGTTCGTCACGTCTGACGTCTTCACGAGATCTTTTAAACTCCTTTTGTCTTTCTACCAAGAAGAAAATCACAATCAAATTCTCTAACACAGGCGCTTTTTCGCTTAAGAATCAAGCTTTCATTTCATTGAGAAGACCCAGAAGTAGAACAATATCAGCAGCAATGGCAACTGG AAGTGTGAGAGAGGTTCTTCCACCAGCTCTTGATTCTACCTCAGAGCCACCCCCACTGTTTGATGGAACAACAAG GCTGTATATATCTTACACTTGCCCATATGCGCAGCGTGTGTGGATTACCCGAAATTGTAAG GGATTGCAGGAGAAGATCAAATTGGTTCCTATTGATTTGCAAAATAGGCCTGCTTGGTACAAGGAGAAAGTCTACCCAGCAAACAAG GTGCCATCTCTGGAACACAATAATGAAGTGAAAGGAGAGAGTCTGGATTTGATCAAATACATTGACAGTAACTTTGAAGGGCCTTCACTGTTCCCTGAT GATCCTGCCAAGAGGGAGTTTGCAGAAGAGTTGCTGGCCTACACTGACTCATTCAGTAAAGCTGTGATGACTTTATTGAAGGGTGATGGAGTAGATGAAGCTG GTGCTGCCTTTGATTACATTGAGATGGCTCTCTCCAAATTCGAGGATGGACCTTTTTTCCTTGGCCAGTTCAGTCTG GTAGATATAGCATATGCTCCATTTGTTGAGAGATTTGTGCCGTTCTTACGGGAGGTGAAGAAGTATGATGCGATGGCAGGCAGGCCAAAACTGGAAGCATGGTTTGAG GAGTTGAGCAAGAACGAAGGATTCCAGCAAACTCGGCGTGAGCCAAAGGAGCTTGTTGAAGCCTACAAGAAACGCTTTGCG GCTCACCTCTGA